Proteins encoded by one window of Pan troglodytes mitochondrion, complete genome:
- the ATP8 gene encoding ATP synthase F0 subunit 8 — MPQLNTAVWPTMITPMLLTLFLVTQLKMLNSNYHLPPSPKPMKMKNYNKPWEPKWTKIYSLHSLPPQS, encoded by the coding sequence ATGCCCCAACTAAATACCGCCGTATGACCCACCATAATTACCCCCATACTCCTGACACTATTTCTCGTCACCCAACTAAAAATATTAAATTCAAATTACCATCTACCCCCCTCACCAAAACCCATAAAAATAAAAAACTACAATAAACCCTGAGAACCAAAATGAACGAAAATCTATTCGCTTCATTCGCTGCCCCCACAATCCTAG
- the ATP6 gene encoding ATP synthase F0 subunit 6, producing the protein MNENLFASFAAPTILGLPAAVLIILFPPLLVPTSKHLINNRLITTQQWLIQLTSKQMMTMHSTKGRTWSLMLVSLIIFITTTNLLGLLPHSFTPTTQLSMNLAMAIPLWAGAVVMGFRFKTKNALAHFLPQGTPTPLIPMLVIIETISLLIQPMALAVRLTANITAGHLLMHLIGSATLALSTINLPYALIIFTILILLTILEIAVALIQAYVFTLLVSLYLHDNT; encoded by the coding sequence ATGAACGAAAATCTATTCGCTTCATTCGCTGCCCCCACAATCCTAGGCTTACCCGCCGCAGTACTAATCATTCTATTCCCCCCTCTACTGGTCCCCACTTCTAAACATCTCATCAACAACCGACTAATTACCACCCAACAATGACTAATTCAACTGACCTCAAAACAAATAATAACTATACACAGCACTAAAGGACGAACCTGATCTCTCATACTAGTATCCTTAATCATTTTTATTACCACAACCAATCTTCTTGGGCTTCTACCCCACTCATTCACACCAACCACCCAACTATCTATAAACCTAGCCATGGCTATCCCCCTATGAGCAGGCGCAGTAGTCATAGGCTTTCGCTTTAAGACTAAAAATGCCCTAGCCCACTTCTTACCGCAAGGCACACCTACACCCCTTATCCCCATACTAGTTATCATCGAAACTATTAGCCTACTCATTCAACCAATAGCCTTAGCCGTACGTCTAACCGCTAACATTACTGCAGGCCACCTACTCATGCACCTAATTGGAAGCGCCACACTAGCATTATCAACTATCAATCTACCCTATGCACTCATTATCTTCACAATTCTAATCCTACTGACTATTCTAGAGATCGCCGTCGCCTTAATCCAAGCCTACGTTTTTACACTTCTAGTGAGCCTCTACCTGCACGACAACACATAA
- the COX2 gene encoding cytochrome c oxidase subunit II, which yields MAHAAQVGLQDATSPIMEELIIFHDHALMIIFLICFLVLYALFLTLTTKLTNTSISDAQEMETVWTILPAIILVLIALPSLRILYMTDEVNDPSFTIKSIGHQWYWTYEYTDYGGLIFNSYMLPPLFLEPGDLRLLDVDNRVVLPVEAPVRMMITSQDVLHSWAVPTLGLKTDAIPGRLNQTTFTATRPGVYYGQCSEICGANHSFMPIVLELIPLKIFEMGPVFTL from the coding sequence ATGGCACATGCAGCGCAAGTAGGTCTACAAGATGCTACTTCCCCTATCATAGAAGAACTTATTATCTTTCACGACCATGCCCTCATAATTATCTTTCTCATCTGCTTTCTAGTCCTATACGCCCTTTTCCTAACACTCACAACAAAACTAACTAATACTAGTATTTCAGACGCCCAGGAAATAGAAACCGTCTGAACTATCCTGCCCGCCATCATCCTAGTCCTTATTGCCCTACCATCCCTGCGTATCCTTTACATAACAGACGAGGTCAACGACCCCTCCTTTACTATTAAATCAATCGGCCATCAATGATATTGAACCTACGAATACACCGACTACGGCGGGCTAATCTTCAACTCCTACATACTCCCCCCATTATTTCTAGAACCAGGTGATCTACGACTCCTTGACGTTGATAACCGAGTGGTCCTCCCAGTTGAAGCCCCCGTTCGTATAATAATTACATCACAAGATGTTCTACACTCATGAGCTGTTCCCACATTAGGCCTAAAAACAGACGCAATTCCCGGACGCCTAAACCAAACCACTTTCACCGCCACACGACCAGGAGTATACTACGGCCAATGCTCAGAAATCTGTGGAGCAAACCACAGTTTTATACCCATCGTCCTAGAATTAATCCCTCTAAAAATCTTTGAAATAGGACCCGTATTCACTCTATAG